In Fusobacterium hwasookii, a single window of DNA contains:
- a CDS encoding polyprenyl synthetase family protein, with the protein MEDFQVYLKEKTNFFETELKKELQELSYPETIAKGMEYAVLNGGKRLRPFLLFATLELLNQNIEKGVKSAIALEMIHSYSLVHDDLPALDNDDYRRGKLTTHKVFGEAEGILIGDSLLTYAFYVLSQKNLELLSSEQIVNIISKTSEYSGINGMIGGQMIDIQSENKKIDLETLKYIHSHKTGKLIKLPIEIACIIANLEKNKREVLEEYADLIGIAFQVKDDILDVEGNFEDLGKPVGTDIDLHKATYPSILGMEESKKILNDTVEKAKEIIKNKFGEEKGKILISLADFIKNRNK; encoded by the coding sequence ATGGAGGATTTCCAAGTTTATTTAAAAGAAAAAACTAATTTTTTTGAAACTGAATTAAAAAAGGAATTACAAGAGCTTTCTTATCCTGAAACTATTGCTAAGGGTATGGAGTATGCTGTTTTAAATGGTGGAAAAAGGTTAAGACCCTTTTTACTTTTTGCAACATTAGAATTATTAAATCAAAATATAGAAAAAGGTGTAAAATCTGCAATAGCATTAGAGATGATACATTCATATTCCCTTGTTCATGATGACCTACCAGCTCTTGACAATGATGATTACAGAAGGGGAAAATTAACAACACATAAAGTCTTTGGTGAAGCAGAGGGGATACTCATAGGAGATTCACTTTTAACTTATGCTTTTTATGTTCTTTCTCAAAAAAATTTAGAGTTATTATCTTCTGAACAGATTGTGAATATCATTTCAAAAACTTCTGAATATTCAGGAATAAATGGAATGATAGGTGGGCAGATGATAGATATTCAAAGTGAAAATAAAAAAATAGATTTGGAAACTTTAAAATATATTCATAGTCATAAAACAGGTAAACTTATTAAACTTCCTATTGAAATAGCTTGTATTATTGCTAATTTAGAAAAAAATAAAAGAGAAGTTTTAGAAGAATATGCTGATTTAATTGGAATTGCTTTTCAAGTTAAAGATGATATTTTAGATGTTGAAGGAAATTTTGAAGATTTAGGGAAACCTGTGGGTACTGATATTGATTTACATAAGGCTACTTATCCAAGTATTTTAGGAATGGAAGAGAGCAAAAAAATTCTAAATGATACTGTTGAAAAAGCTAAGGAGATTATTAAAAACAAATTTGGAGAAGAAAAAGGAAAAATTTTAATTTCTCTTGCAGATTTTATAAAAAATAGAAATAAATAA
- the xseB gene encoding exodeoxyribonuclease VII small subunit, with product MGKNTFEENLENLDKIIESLESGELSLDDAIKEYESAMKLIKSSSKILNEAEGKLLKVIEKNGEIDIEEI from the coding sequence ATGGGAAAAAATACTTTTGAAGAAAATTTAGAAAATTTAGATAAAATTATTGAGTCATTAGAAAGTGGAGAACTTAGTTTAGATGATGCAATAAAAGAATATGAAAGTGCTATGAAACTTATAAAATCATCTTCTAAGATATTGAATGAAGCTGAGGGAAAATTATTAAAAGTTATTGAAAAAAATGGTGAAATAGATATAGAGGAGATTTAA
- the rsmD gene encoding 16S rRNA (guanine(966)-N(2))-methyltransferase RsmD: MRIIAGEAKNRIIKTRKGFDTRPTLESVKESLFSIIAPYVEGSIFLDLFSGSGSISLEAISRGAKRAVMIEKDGEALKYIIENIDNLGFSDRCRAYKNDVIRAIEILGRKNEKFDIIFMDPPYQDNVTKKVLKAIDKANILAEDGLIICEHHLLEDLEDNIASFRKTDERKYNKKILTFYTK, from the coding sequence ATGAGAATAATAGCAGGAGAAGCTAAAAATAGAATAATTAAAACAAGAAAAGGTTTTGATACAAGACCTACTCTTGAAAGTGTAAAAGAATCTCTTTTTTCAATAATTGCTCCTTATGTTGAAGGTAGTATTTTTCTTGATTTATTCAGTGGAAGTGGAAGTATTTCTCTGGAAGCAATAAGTAGAGGTGCTAAAAGAGCAGTGATGATTGAAAAAGATGGAGAAGCATTAAAATATATTATTGAAAATATAGATAATTTAGGTTTTTCAGATAGATGTAGAGCATATAAAAATGATGTTATTAGAGCAATAGAGATATTGGGAAGAAAAAATGAAAAATTTGATATAATTTTTATGGATCCTCCATATCAGGATAATGTTACTAAAAAAGTTTTAAAAGCAATAGATAAGGCAAATATTTTAGCAGAAGATGGACTTATTATTTGTGAACATCATTTACTTGAAGATTTGGAAGATAATATTGCTTCATTTAGAAAAACTGATGAGAGAAAATATAATAAAAAAATATTAACATTTTATACAAAATAA
- the prfA gene encoding peptide chain release factor 1, giving the protein MFDKLEEVVARYDELNKMLVSPEVLADSKKMIECNKAINEITEIVEKYKEYKKYVDDIEFIKESFKTEKDSDMKEMLNEELKEAEEKLPELEEELKILLLPKDKNDDKNVIVEIRGGAGGDEAALFAADLFRMYTRYAERRKWKIEIIEKQDGELNGLKEVAFTIIGLGAYSRLKFESGVHRVQRVPKTEASGRIHTSTATVAVLPEVEDVQEVTVDPKDLKIDTYRSGGAGGQHVNMTDSAVRITHLPTGIVVQCQDERSQLKNREKAMKHLLTKLYEMEQEKQRSEVESERRLQVGTGDRAEKIRTYNFPDGRITDHRIKLTVHQLEAFLDGDIDEMIDALITFHQAELLSASEE; this is encoded by the coding sequence ATGTTTGATAAATTAGAAGAAGTTGTTGCTAGATATGACGAACTAAATAAAATGTTAGTTAGTCCAGAAGTTTTAGCAGATTCTAAAAAAATGATAGAGTGTAATAAAGCTATCAATGAAATAACGGAGATTGTTGAAAAATACAAAGAATACAAAAAATATGTAGATGATATTGAATTTATAAAAGAAAGTTTTAAAACAGAAAAAGATTCTGATATGAAAGAAATGCTTAATGAAGAATTAAAAGAAGCAGAAGAAAAATTACCAGAGCTTGAAGAAGAATTAAAGATCTTATTATTACCAAAAGATAAAAATGATGATAAAAACGTTATTGTTGAAATAAGAGGTGGAGCTGGTGGAGATGAAGCAGCTCTATTTGCAGCAGATTTATTTAGAATGTATACTAGATATGCTGAAAGAAGAAAATGGAAAATTGAAATTATAGAAAAGCAAGATGGAGAGCTAAATGGTTTAAAAGAAGTTGCTTTCACTATAATCGGTTTAGGAGCATATTCAAGATTAAAATTTGAATCAGGAGTTCATAGAGTACAAAGAGTTCCAAAGACAGAAGCTTCAGGAAGAATTCATACTTCAACTGCAACTGTTGCTGTTTTACCAGAAGTTGAAGATGTTCAAGAAGTTACAGTTGACCCTAAGGATTTAAAAATAGATACATATAGATCTGGTGGAGCTGGAGGACAACATGTTAACATGACAGACTCTGCTGTAAGAATTACTCACTTACCTACTGGAATAGTAGTTCAATGTCAAGATGAAAGATCTCAATTAAAAAATAGAGAAAAAGCAATGAAACATTTACTTACTAAACTTTATGAAATGGAACAAGAAAAACAAAGAAGTGAAGTTGAATCTGAAAGAAGATTACAAGTAGGAACAGGAGACAGAGCAGAAAAAATTAGAACATACAACTTCCCAGATGGAAGAATTACAGATCATAGAATAAAACTTACAGTACATCAATTAGAAGCATTCTTAGACGGGGATATAGATGAAATGATTGATGCACTTATAACTTTCCACCAAGCAGAACTTTTATCTGCTTCAGAGGAGTAA
- a CDS encoding N-acetylmuramoyl-L-alanine amidase family protein, which yields MKRKLISLFFFFLFSVLSFSAKVNDVKFSNNKFSINLNASNGECLVSADEESRLIYIEIQNLDSSSFEKFSRNLELDIRGSNLFEDVIIDKSKDSVSLTLQVAPKVSYTMDATNNKIELSLQRTSKNKHLIVIDPGHGGKDSGAARGAVVEKKIVLAVSTYLRDELSKDFNVIMTRDSDFFVVLSERPKIGNKNKAALFVSVHANAAENKSANGVEVFYFSKKSSPYAERIANFENSIGEKYGDSSDKIIQISGELAYKKNQENSIRLAKKVVENIADRLSMRNGGVHGANFAVLRGFNGTGVLIELGFVSNSYDAEILVDPSSQQKMAEEIAKSIREYLTR from the coding sequence ATGAAAAGAAAATTAATTAGTCTTTTTTTCTTTTTTCTTTTTTCAGTGTTATCATTTTCTGCTAAAGTAAATGATGTAAAATTTTCTAATAATAAATTTTCTATTAACTTAAATGCCAGTAATGGAGAATGTTTAGTGAGTGCTGATGAAGAATCAAGACTTATATATATAGAAATTCAAAATTTGGATAGTAGTTCTTTTGAAAAATTTTCAAGAAATCTAGAATTAGATATTAGAGGTTCTAATTTATTTGAAGATGTTATAATAGATAAATCAAAAGACAGTGTTTCATTAACATTACAAGTTGCACCAAAAGTTTCATATACTATGGATGCAACAAATAATAAAATAGAATTAAGTTTACAAAGAACTTCAAAAAATAAACACCTTATAGTAATAGATCCAGGACATGGTGGGAAAGATTCAGGAGCTGCAAGAGGTGCAGTAGTAGAAAAGAAAATTGTTTTAGCAGTTAGCACTTATTTAAGAGATGAGCTTTCAAAAGACTTTAATGTAATAATGACAAGAGATTCAGATTTTTTTGTTGTTTTAAGTGAAAGACCAAAAATTGGAAATAAAAATAAGGCGGCATTATTTGTAAGTGTCCATGCCAATGCAGCAGAAAATAAAAGTGCTAACGGAGTTGAAGTATTTTATTTCTCTAAAAAATCATCTCCTTATGCAGAAAGAATTGCTAATTTTGAAAATAGCATAGGTGAAAAGTATGGAGATAGTAGTGATAAAATAATTCAAATTTCAGGAGAATTAGCATATAAAAAGAATCAAGAGAATTCTATAAGACTTGCTAAAAAAGTAGTAGAAAATATTGCTGATAGATTATCAATGAGAAATGGTGGAGTTCATGGAGCAAACTTCGCAGTATTAAGAGGATTTAATGGAACAGGAGTATTAATAGAACTAGGATTTGTTAGTAATTCCTATGATGCAGAAATTTTAGTTGATCCATCTTCTCAACAAAAGATGGCTGAAGAAATTGCAAAATCAATTAGAGAGTATTTAACAAGGTGA
- the yajC gene encoding preprotein translocase subunit YajC, whose amino-acid sequence MQELFAKYGSTGIIVVVWIAIFYFLIIRPNKKKQKQQQDLLNSLKEGTEVITIGGIKGTIAFVGEDYVEIRVDKGVKLTFRKSAIANVINNNQQ is encoded by the coding sequence ATGCAAGAATTATTTGCTAAATATGGAAGTACAGGAATTATTGTAGTTGTTTGGATTGCTATTTTTTATTTTTTAATAATCAGACCTAATAAGAAAAAGCAAAAACAACAACAAGATCTTCTTAACTCTTTAAAAGAAGGGACAGAAGTAATAACTATTGGTGGAATCAAAGGAACAATAGCTTTTGTTGGAGAAGATTATGTTGAAATCAGAGTAGATAAAGGAGTTAAATTAACTTTTAGAAAATCTGCTATTGCAAATGTTATCAACAACAATCAACAATAA
- a CDS encoding type II toxin-antitoxin system RelB/DinJ family antitoxin: MSMKLINIRMDEDLKKEMEIVCNDLGINITTAFTIFAKKLTREKRIPFSVSIDPFYSVENITALQNSINEVKEGKIIMKSIEELEAME; this comes from the coding sequence ATGTCAATGAAGTTAATTAACATAAGAATGGATGAAGATCTAAAAAAAGAAATGGAAATTGTTTGTAATGATTTGGGTATTAATATTACAACTGCATTTACTATATTTGCAAAAAAATTAACAAGAGAAAAGAGAATCCCTTTTAGTGTGTCAATAGATCCATTTTATTCAGTTGAAAATATAACTGCCTTACAAAATTCAATAAATGAAGTAAAAGAAGGTAAAATTATTATGAAGAGCATTGAAGAATTGGAGGCTATGGAATAA
- a CDS encoding Txe/YoeB family addiction module toxin, with the protein MKISFSIQAWEEYLYFQSQDKKTLKKINELIKDIERNGVLSGIGKPEKLTNNLTGLYSRRINDKDRLVYKLENDFIVILQCKGHYGDN; encoded by the coding sequence ATGAAAATAAGTTTTTCTATTCAAGCTTGGGAAGAATATTTATATTTTCAAAGTCAAGATAAGAAAACATTAAAAAAGATAAATGAACTAATAAAAGATATTGAAAGAAATGGTGTATTAAGTGGAATAGGAAAACCTGAAAAACTAACTAACAATTTAACAGGATTGTATAGTAGGAGAATCAACGACAAAGACAGGTTAGTTTATAAATTAGAAAATGATTTTATAGTTATCCTACAGTGTAAAGGGCATTATGGCGATAATTAA
- a CDS encoding trans-sulfuration enzyme family protein → MKKNIGTVCVHGKNERKDTDKTGAVSFPIYQSATFVHPAFGESTGYDYSRLQNPTREEVERIVNDLEEGIDAIAFSTGMAALTVLLEMLSPGDNIVSTDDLYGGTIRLMDNVLSKNGITTTFVETDNIKNIENTLTKNTKMIYIETPTNPMMKVSDIQEISKIAKKNNCILVVDNTFLTPYFQKPLKLGADVVVHSGTKYLAGHNDTLAGFLVTSSTEISEKLRYLTKTIGASLSPFDSWLVLRGIKTLHIRMEQHQKNALKIAEWLKTQAVVKSVYYPGLEENESIEISKKQSTGFGGMVSFHVDSPERAKKILKNIKVIQFAESLGGVESLMTYPMYQTHADVPMEERLARGIDECLLRLSVGIEDVNDLIEDLNQAINS, encoded by the coding sequence ATGAAGAAAAATATAGGAACAGTATGTGTGCATGGAAAAAATGAAAGAAAGGATACTGATAAAACAGGAGCAGTGAGTTTTCCAATTTATCAATCAGCAACTTTTGTACATCCAGCTTTTGGAGAATCAACAGGGTATGATTATTCAAGATTACAAAATCCAACAAGAGAAGAAGTTGAAAGAATAGTAAATGACTTGGAAGAAGGAATAGATGCAATTGCATTTAGTACAGGAATGGCTGCACTAACTGTTCTATTAGAAATGTTATCACCAGGAGATAATATAGTATCAACTGATGATTTATATGGTGGAACAATAAGATTAATGGATAATGTACTTAGTAAAAATGGTATTACAACTACTTTTGTTGAAACAGATAATATAAAAAATATAGAAAATACACTAACTAAAAATACTAAGATGATATATATAGAAACTCCAACAAACCCAATGATGAAAGTATCTGATATACAGGAAATTTCTAAAATAGCTAAAAAGAATAATTGTATTTTAGTAGTGGATAACACATTCTTAACACCATATTTTCAAAAACCTCTTAAATTAGGTGCTGATGTTGTAGTTCATAGTGGAACAAAGTATCTAGCAGGACATAATGATACTTTAGCAGGTTTCCTAGTAACAAGTTCAACTGAAATTAGTGAGAAACTTAGATATTTAACTAAGACAATAGGGGCTTCTTTATCACCTTTTGATTCTTGGTTAGTTTTAAGAGGGATAAAAACTCTTCATATCAGAATGGAGCAACACCAAAAAAATGCTTTAAAAATAGCTGAATGGTTAAAAACACAAGCTGTTGTAAAATCAGTTTATTATCCAGGTTTAGAAGAAAATGAATCAATAGAAATTTCTAAAAAGCAAAGTACAGGTTTTGGTGGAATGGTGTCTTTCCATGTTGATAGTCCAGAAAGAGCAAAAAAAATTTTAAAAAATATTAAAGTAATTCAATTTGCTGAAAGTTTAGGTGGAGTTGAAAGTTTGATGACTTATCCTATGTATCAAACTCATGCTGATGTACCTATGGAAGAAAGATTGGCAAGAGGCATAGATGAATGTCTATTAAGATTATCTGTTGGAATTGAAGATGTAAATGATTTAATTGAAGATTTAAATCAAGCTATAAATAGTTAA
- a CDS encoding YARHG domain-containing protein translates to MKRFSKLYIMMFLLFSIISFASFAASDPDLDRLEEVYNEVIVNGNQDFLSGFSSKELAIIRNTIYAKRGYKFKRKEYQRYFGAKDWYKGTTDKQNILNKNEQKLVDIIVKYEKNGGSSNSSSGYSAPSTQMPNLDLDSGSPSTEEIEAASEANSGTTHYINLD, encoded by the coding sequence ATGAAAAGATTTTCAAAATTGTATATTATGATGTTTTTATTGTTTTCTATAATTTCTTTTGCTAGTTTTGCAGCTAGTGACCCTGATTTGGATAGACTAGAAGAAGTTTATAATGAAGTTATAGTAAATGGAAATCAAGATTTTTTAAGTGGCTTTTCTTCTAAAGAATTAGCTATTATAAGAAATACTATTTATGCAAAAAGAGGATATAAATTTAAAAGAAAAGAATATCAAAGATACTTTGGAGCTAAAGACTGGTATAAGGGAACTACTGATAAACAAAACATTTTAAATAAAAATGAACAAAAATTAGTAGATATTATAGTAAAATATGAAAAAAATGGTGGTAGTTCTAATAGTTCTAGTGGATACAGTGCTCCATCTACTCAAATGCCTAACTTAGATTTAGATTCTGGAAGCCCATCAACAGAAGAAATAGAGGCTGCTTCTGAAGCTAATTCTGGTACAACTCATTACATAAACTTAGATTAA
- a CDS encoding transporter substrate-binding domain-containing protein, with amino-acid sequence MKIWKKILKLATVGVAVFALAACGNKTEETKPEAQASAQESTTAKARTVQEIKDSGVIRIGVFTDKAPFGYVDENGKNQGFDIYFTDRIAKDLGVKVEYISLDPASRVEYAETAKVDIVAANFTVTPERAEKVDFSFPYMKVSLGVVSPDGAVIKSVEDLKDKTLIVSKGTTAEYYFSKNHPEIKLQKYDSYTDAYNALLDGRGDAFSTDNTEVLAWAKANPGFTVGIDSLGDVDTIAVAVQKGNIDLLNWINDEIKELAKENFFHEAYKATLEPIYGDSANPDSIVVEGGQL; translated from the coding sequence ATGAAAATTTGGAAAAAGATTTTAAAATTAGCAACAGTTGGGGTAGCAGTATTTGCGTTAGCTGCTTGTGGAAATAAAACAGAAGAAACTAAGCCAGAAGCACAAGCATCTGCTCAAGAAAGTACAACTGCTAAAGCAAGAACAGTTCAAGAAATCAAAGATAGCGGTGTTATTAGAATAGGAGTATTTACAGATAAAGCACCTTTTGGTTATGTTGATGAAAATGGTAAAAATCAAGGTTTTGACATCTACTTCACAGACCGTATTGCAAAAGATTTAGGAGTAAAAGTTGAATATATTTCTCTTGATCCTGCAAGTCGTGTTGAGTATGCAGAAACAGCAAAAGTTGATATAGTTGCTGCAAACTTTACTGTTACACCTGAAAGAGCAGAAAAGGTTGATTTTAGTTTTCCATATATGAAAGTATCATTAGGAGTTGTATCTCCAGATGGTGCAGTTATAAAATCAGTTGAAGACTTAAAAGATAAAACTTTAATAGTAAGTAAAGGAACTACTGCTGAATATTATTTCTCAAAGAATCATCCAGAAATAAAATTACAAAAATATGATTCTTATACAGATGCTTACAATGCTTTGCTTGATGGTAGAGGAGATGCTTTCTCAACTGATAATACAGAAGTTCTAGCTTGGGCAAAAGCAAATCCAGGTTTCACTGTTGGAATTGATTCTTTAGGAGATGTTGATACAATAGCTGTTGCAGTTCAAAAAGGAAATATTGATTTATTAAATTGGATAAATGATGAAATTAAAGAACTAGCAAAAGAAAACTTCTTCCATGAAGCATATAAAGCAACTCTTGAACCAATTTATGGAGATTCTGCAAATCCAGATTCAATAGTTGTTGAAGGTGGACAATTATAA
- a CDS encoding amino acid ABC transporter ATP-binding protein produces MKQLDKVVLSAKDVIKNYQDLKVLKGINLDIHQGEVVVIIGASGCGKSTFLRCLNGLEDIQGGDIILDNEIKFSDTKNDMTKIRQKIGMVFQSYELFPHLTILDNILLAPMKVQKRNKEEVKQQALKLLERVNLLDKQNSYPRQLSGGQKQRVAIVRALCMNPEIMLFDEVTAALDPEMVREVLDVMLELARDGMTMVIVTHEMQFARAVADRVIFMDNGNIAEQGEAEEFFSNPKTERAQKFLNTFSFKK; encoded by the coding sequence ATGAAACAGTTAGATAAAGTGGTTCTCTCTGCCAAAGATGTTATAAAAAATTATCAAGACCTTAAAGTTTTAAAAGGAATAAATTTAGATATACATCAAGGAGAAGTAGTTGTAATAATTGGAGCTTCTGGTTGTGGGAAAAGTACATTTTTAAGATGTTTAAATGGCTTAGAAGATATTCAAGGTGGAGATATAATCTTAGATAATGAAATAAAATTTTCAGATACTAAAAACGATATGACAAAGATTAGACAAAAAATTGGAATGGTTTTTCAAAGTTATGAATTATTTCCACATTTAACAATCTTAGACAATATCTTATTAGCACCAATGAAGGTACAAAAGAGAAATAAAGAAGAAGTAAAGCAGCAAGCATTAAAATTACTTGAAAGAGTTAACTTATTAGATAAACAAAATTCTTATCCAAGACAGTTATCAGGTGGGCAAAAACAAAGAGTTGCAATAGTTAGAGCCTTATGTATGAACCCAGAAATAATGCTATTTGATGAGGTTACAGCAGCACTTGATCCTGAAATGGTGAGAGAAGTTTTAGATGTAATGCTTGAACTTGCAAGAGATGGAATGACAATGGTGATAGTAACTCATGAAATGCAATTTGCAAGAGCGGTTGCAGATAGAGTTATATTTATGGATAATGGAAATATAGCAGAACAAGGAGAGGCAGAAGAATTTTTCTCCAATCCAAAAACAGAAAGAGCACAAAAGTTTTTAAATACATTTAGTTTTAAAAAGTAA
- a CDS encoding amino acid ABC transporter permease encodes MLDTVIDLLSKGTNFERLLYGLWVTIKLSLVSAFFSIIFGILFGLFMHIRNPVTKIISQIYLQIIRIMPPLVLLFIAYFGVTRMYGIHISAETSAIIVFTIWGTAEMGDLVRGAIESIPKSQIESATALALNKKQIYLYVIIPQIIRRLIPLSVNLITRMIKTTNLVVLIGIVEVLKVGQQIIDTNRFQYPNGAIWIYGVIFLLYFLSCWPLSILAKFLEKRWSKI; translated from the coding sequence ATGTTGGATACAGTAATTGATTTATTATCAAAGGGAACAAATTTTGAAAGACTTCTATATGGCTTATGGGTAACAATAAAATTAAGTTTAGTTTCAGCATTCTTTTCAATAATTTTTGGAATATTATTTGGACTTTTTATGCACATAAGAAATCCTGTAACTAAAATAATCTCACAAATATATTTACAGATAATTAGAATAATGCCACCTCTTGTATTATTATTTATAGCATATTTTGGAGTTACAAGAATGTATGGTATTCATATTTCAGCAGAAACAAGTGCAATAATAGTATTTACAATTTGGGGAACTGCTGAAATGGGAGATTTGGTAAGAGGTGCTATTGAAAGTATTCCTAAAAGTCAAATAGAAAGTGCAACAGCATTGGCTTTAAATAAAAAACAAATATATTTATATGTAATTATTCCTCAAATTATAAGAAGACTTATACCTTTATCAGTGAATTTAATAACTAGAATGATAAAAACTACAAATTTAGTTGTATTAATAGGAATAGTTGAAGTTTTAAAAGTTGGGCAACAAATAATAGATACAAATAGATTTCAATATCCAAATGGAGCAATATGGATATATGGAGTAATATTCTTACTTTATTTCTTGTCTTGTTGGCCATTATCAATTTTAGCAAAATTTTTAGAAAAGAGATGGAGTAAAATATGA